In a single window of the Candidatus Methylomirabilota bacterium genome:
- a CDS encoding urea carboxylase-associated family protein — protein MKILTEEVVPARKGGAWVVEKGKHIRVIEVDGGQIGDFVCFNANNLKERFSQARTKADQGKILVTTGDHLYTRDNHVLLTIMADTYGIHDLQYGMCSAWVYQNYSGGAYHGLTDRFTVGGPLGPPPFGCYEVLQEALKNWPIAPEDIPDPLNIFQTVDIDPKTGKMGIEDGRSKPGDYIDFVAEMDTLCGLSACPSTGKPLRVQVYEP, from the coding sequence ATGAAGATCCTGACGGAAGAGGTAGTTCCGGCCCGAAAGGGCGGCGCATGGGTGGTGGAGAAGGGAAAGCACATCCGGGTCATTGAAGTGGACGGCGGTCAGATCGGTGACTTCGTTTGCTTCAACGCCAATAACTTGAAGGAGCGATTCAGCCAGGCTCGAACCAAGGCGGATCAGGGAAAGATCCTCGTCACCACAGGGGATCATCTCTATACCCGTGACAATCACGTCCTGCTCACCATCATGGCGGATACCTACGGCATTCACGACCTGCAGTATGGGATGTGCAGCGCGTGGGTCTATCAGAACTACTCGGGTGGGGCCTATCACGGTCTGACCGACCGCTTCACCGTGGGCGGCCCTCTTGGCCCGCCTCCCTTCGGGTGCTACGAAGTCTTGCAGGAGGCCCTGAAGAACTGGCCCATCGCCCCTGAGGACATCCCCGACCCCCTGAACATCTTTCAGACCGTGGACATCGACCCGAAGACGGGCAAGATGGGTATCGAGGACGGACGGAGCAAGCCCGGGGACTATATCGATTTTGTCGCGGAGATGGACACTCTCTGCGGGCTCAGCGCCTGTCCCTCCACGGGAAAGCCCCTACGCGTACAGGTGTACGAACCGTAG
- a CDS encoding amino acid ABC transporter permease produces MYEWSFDVVWDYRIVYLKGALITVGLSMYSVVFSMGLGLLVAISRQSKYRLLSFPASCYVEVLRDTPLLVQIVWIFYCFPILVGLKLTAFWSCVLAISIHMSAYVAEILRAGIASIDKGQMDAAKVVGMTYVQVMRRIILPQVFRRMLPPLVNNFADILKLTSLASVIGVYELLHSVDNVIMQTFRPLEMYTVLGIVYFFLIFPVAFGARRAEVYLARRI; encoded by the coding sequence ATGTACGAGTGGAGCTTCGATGTCGTCTGGGACTACCGTATTGTCTACCTGAAGGGGGCTCTGATCACGGTGGGACTCAGCATGTACTCAGTTGTCTTTTCGATGGGGCTGGGCCTGTTGGTGGCCATCTCGCGGCAGAGCAAATACCGGCTCCTTTCCTTTCCCGCCTCTTGTTACGTCGAGGTACTTCGGGATACCCCTCTCCTGGTGCAGATCGTCTGGATCTTTTATTGTTTTCCTATCCTTGTGGGACTCAAACTGACAGCGTTCTGGTCGTGCGTCCTGGCCATTTCCATCCACATGTCTGCCTATGTGGCGGAGATCTTGCGGGCGGGGATAGCCTCCATCGATAAGGGCCAGATGGACGCTGCCAAGGTCGTGGGGATGACGTACGTCCAGGTCATGCGTCGGATCATCCTGCCTCAGGTCTTCCGCCGCATGCTTCCCCCTCTGGTCAATAATTTCGCCGACATCTTGAAGCTCACGTCTTTGGCCTCGGTGATCGGAGTATACGAGTTGCTCCACTCGGTCGATAACGTTATCATGCAAACCTTCCGCCCGCTCGAGATGTACACTGTCCTGGGGATCGTGTACTTCTTCTTGATCTTTCCCGTGGCTTTTGGCGCCCGGCGGGCGGAGGTCTACCTGGCCCGGAGGATTTAG
- a CDS encoding amino acid ABC transporter ATP-binding protein, translating into MVRVQGLYKRFGSLEVLRGIDLEVGRGEVLCIIGPSGSGKSTLLRCIAYLEEDFEGRIYLEGELLGRAVRDGRLYRVKGAALRRVQTKVGMVFQHFNLWPHKSALGNIIEALIMVKKLSRTEAEGIADELLVKVGLSDKRNEYPSRLSGGQQQRVAIARALAMHPQIILFDEVTSALDPELVKEVLQVMKQLAEEGMTMLVVSHEMGFASKVADRVVFVDGGVIVEEGPPEKVLKSPGERRTREFLSLVVHEEF; encoded by the coding sequence ATGGTGCGCGTGCAGGGTCTCTATAAGCGATTCGGCTCCTTGGAGGTCCTTCGGGGGATCGACCTCGAGGTGGGTCGGGGGGAGGTGCTCTGCATCATCGGGCCCTCAGGCTCCGGGAAAAGCACCCTTCTTCGCTGTATCGCCTACTTGGAGGAAGACTTTGAAGGGAGAATCTATCTGGAGGGCGAGCTCTTGGGCCGGGCCGTACGCGACGGTCGCCTGTACAGGGTGAAGGGCGCCGCGCTGCGGAGGGTCCAGACGAAGGTGGGGATGGTGTTTCAGCACTTCAACCTCTGGCCCCACAAGTCTGCCCTCGGCAACATCATCGAGGCCCTGATCATGGTGAAGAAGCTATCCAGAACCGAAGCCGAGGGGATCGCCGATGAGCTTCTCGTCAAAGTGGGTTTGAGCGACAAGCGCAACGAATATCCCTCGCGCCTCTCGGGCGGACAGCAGCAACGTGTGGCTATCGCCCGGGCTCTGGCCATGCACCCACAGATCATTCTGTTCGACGAGGTTACCTCGGCCTTGGACCCCGAGTTGGTGAAGGAGGTCCTGCAAGTGATGAAGCAGCTTGCTGAAGAGGGGATGACGATGCTGGTGGTGAGCCATGAAATGGGCTTCGCTTCCAAGGTGGCTGACCGGGTCGTGTTTGTGGACGGGGGGGTAATCGTGGAGGAGGGGCCGCCAGAAAAAGTCCTGAAAAGTCCCGGCGAGCGGCGGACGCGGGAATTTCTCTCGCTGGTTGTCCATGAAGAATTTTAA